A stretch of the Methylacidiphilum caldifontis genome encodes the following:
- a CDS encoding class I SAM-dependent methyltransferase, translating to MSNILTCRICGCTADHPQYIAKETIMGSFERFCYFKCLDCGCLQIVSIPKNLGKYYSLNYHSRILELGNLEKKEILFLKKRIARLILFSGKRGKITRNLFGKLFPGFLWQFGELGINQKSRILDYGCGRAHFLLRLYGWGFENLLGLDPYIQNPQRIKDSVVIKKGDYTQLSGFFELIILNHVIEHLEEPLGVLKALSNHLSDKGTLIVNTPLVDSYGWRKFGNSWAMWDAPRHLHLFTVKSMAIAAQKCGLKIVKLDYDVGNNIWETSRLFSLSPEAERIETVSQKELERRQKKIKKFLKMLDALGDSDMASFYLRKS from the coding sequence ATGTCCAATATTCTAACTTGTCGGATTTGTGGCTGTACAGCAGACCATCCCCAGTACATTGCAAAAGAAACGATCATGGGGAGCTTTGAGCGGTTTTGTTATTTTAAATGCTTGGATTGTGGTTGTTTGCAAATTGTTTCCATTCCTAAGAACTTGGGAAAATATTACTCTTTGAACTATCACTCTAGAATATTAGAGCTTGGTAATCTTGAAAAAAAAGAAATTCTTTTTTTAAAAAAAAGGATTGCCCGCCTTATTCTTTTTTCAGGGAAAAGAGGGAAAATAACTCGGAATTTGTTTGGTAAGCTATTCCCAGGGTTTCTCTGGCAGTTTGGAGAACTAGGAATAAATCAAAAATCAAGAATTCTTGATTATGGATGTGGAAGGGCCCACTTTCTTTTAAGATTGTATGGTTGGGGATTTGAAAATCTTTTAGGCTTAGATCCATATATTCAGAACCCACAAAGGATAAAAGATAGCGTTGTTATAAAAAAAGGAGATTATACCCAGCTTAGCGGGTTTTTTGAACTGATTATATTAAATCACGTGATAGAACATCTCGAAGAGCCTCTTGGGGTTTTAAAAGCTTTGAGCAATCATCTTAGTGATAAGGGTACCCTGATTGTCAATACTCCCTTGGTAGATAGCTATGGATGGAGAAAGTTTGGGAACAGTTGGGCGATGTGGGATGCTCCTAGACATCTTCATCTCTTTACGGTCAAATCAATGGCTATAGCGGCGCAAAAGTGTGGGTTGAAGATAGTCAAGCTTGACTACGATGTGGGGAACAACATTTGGGAGACTTCCCGGCTTTTTTCTCTTAGCCCTGAAGCAGAGCGAATCGAGACTGTTTCTCAAAAGGAGCTAGAGAGGAGACAAAAAAAGATAAAGAAATTTTTAAAGATGCTCGATGCCCTTGGGGATAGTGATATGGCTTCTTTCTATTTAAGGAAGAGCTGA
- a CDS encoding sigma-54-dependent transcriptional regulator — protein sequence MKEKAADIHSIEEDSVSQSILIVDDEEDVYYSFQRFLEQFPLRTFNARSGEEALKFLKTQPVDVIIMDIRMGKKNGLETLKEIRKLFPQQVVVIMTAYGTCQTAIEAMKLGAYDYILKPFNIQELQSIIYKALEASKLTKEVSSQITAANSFDSRGLQIIGKSQPMQQVYKLIGQVAPTNATVLIVGESGSGKELVARAIYQYSLRANKPFIAINCAAIPENLLESELFGHERGSFTGAMAQRIGKFEQGDGGTVFLDEIGEMPLSTQAKILRVLQEGEFSRLGSNEPIKTDVRIIAATNKDLAAAVGKREFRADLFYRLNVVKITLPPLRERTEDIPDLVDHFLAKHRRYLPNAPTCISSQAMKSLMAYHWPGNIRELENVIQRAMVLASSATIQSCHLPEEIQASEKKKCFKDKHSKGSLTGGLDSLIQEMVCSELKESRLETLKTLLHRIYTHVLEECEGDESKAKRILGFHPGWVNALKS from the coding sequence ATGAAAGAAAAAGCAGCTGATATTCATTCCATAGAAGAGGATTCGGTTTCCCAATCCATTCTCATCGTCGATGATGAAGAAGATGTTTATTACTCTTTTCAAAGATTTCTTGAGCAATTCCCTCTAAGGACATTTAATGCGCGGTCTGGGGAAGAGGCTTTGAAGTTTCTAAAAACTCAACCTGTAGATGTTATTATCATGGATATCAGGATGGGGAAAAAGAATGGGTTGGAAACCTTGAAAGAAATCAGGAAACTTTTCCCCCAGCAAGTCGTGGTCATCATGACCGCATATGGGACTTGTCAAACGGCGATTGAGGCGATGAAGTTGGGTGCCTACGATTATATATTAAAACCTTTCAATATCCAAGAGTTACAATCGATCATATATAAAGCCTTAGAAGCTTCGAAACTCACCAAAGAGGTTTCTTCTCAGATTACTGCTGCGAACTCTTTCGATAGCCGTGGCCTACAGATAATAGGGAAAAGCCAACCCATGCAGCAAGTCTATAAGCTCATTGGTCAGGTAGCGCCCACTAATGCTACAGTGTTGATTGTAGGGGAAAGCGGTTCAGGCAAAGAGCTTGTTGCAAGGGCCATTTATCAATATAGCCTTAGAGCCAACAAGCCTTTTATAGCAATAAATTGTGCAGCCATTCCTGAAAATCTTCTCGAAAGTGAACTTTTCGGTCATGAAAGAGGATCATTTACTGGGGCCATGGCTCAGCGTATCGGTAAATTTGAACAAGGGGATGGAGGAACGGTATTTTTGGATGAAATTGGGGAAATGCCGCTTTCAACTCAAGCTAAAATTCTTAGGGTGCTCCAGGAAGGTGAGTTTTCTAGACTGGGAAGCAACGAACCCATAAAAACAGATGTCCGCATTATTGCTGCAACCAATAAAGATCTTGCAGCAGCTGTAGGGAAAAGAGAGTTTAGAGCAGATCTCTTTTACCGGCTTAATGTTGTAAAAATTACGCTTCCTCCTTTACGTGAAAGAACTGAAGATATTCCTGATCTCGTAGATCATTTTCTGGCTAAGCATCGTCGTTATCTTCCCAACGCGCCCACTTGCATTTCTTCTCAAGCAATGAAGAGCCTTATGGCTTATCATTGGCCAGGAAATATAAGAGAACTGGAAAATGTGATCCAGAGAGCTATGGTTCTGGCTTCAAGTGCCACCATCCAGAGTTGTCATCTTCCAGAAGAAATTCAAGCTTCTGAAAAAAAGAAGTGTTTCAAGGATAAGCACAGTAAGGGCAGCCTGACAGGGGGATTAGATTCCCTCATACAGGAAATGGTTTGTTCGGAACTTAAAGAAAGCCGGCTTGAAACCTTGAAAACCCTATTACATAGGATTTATACGCATGTTCTTGAAGAGTGCGAGGGGGATGAATCCAAAGCCAAAAGAATATTAGGATTCCATCCCGGTTGGGTAAATGCCCTGAAATCCTGA
- a CDS encoding glycosyltransferase family 4 protein, with protein sequence MQNEPRILLIDSVLQGGGTDNQVILLARGLQELGVSVLVACPQNTELFDQLKSYGIESVHWEKKISGFYKLWKIIKSRKISVLHAHHGRDYWPAILSASWTTPKPKIVLTRHMAKSPGSWLSKHYLLNCCDCMVAVSRFTKKVLVQGDFDPLCPIKERHKREPIRGDHKKIRVIYGGIDTQRFYPRKVLYLREKLGIEARHFLFGMIGSYDFPLGKGQLDFLEAADCSRNVLPHGRFLIIGRGNMQQLLEEKIKRLSLEGRVFLVPHTSEIENWINALDCLVHPAIATEAFGLVILEAFACGKPVITTTIDGIPEAFQACQVGKLIPPWSTPDLCQALADIAATGPLPEEKKWECHKKIELTFSYKVMAKNMLNLYNQLLIETTERRRT encoded by the coding sequence ATGCAAAATGAACCTCGTATTCTTTTAATTGACTCTGTTCTCCAAGGAGGAGGTACAGATAATCAAGTCATTTTACTCGCACGCGGACTACAGGAATTAGGAGTTTCAGTTCTTGTCGCTTGCCCCCAAAATACAGAACTGTTCGATCAGCTAAAATCTTATGGAATAGAAAGTGTGCATTGGGAAAAAAAGATCTCTGGCTTTTATAAGCTTTGGAAAATAATAAAAAGTCGTAAAATTTCGGTTTTGCATGCCCATCACGGCAGAGACTATTGGCCAGCTATACTCAGTGCATCCTGGACCACCCCCAAACCTAAAATTGTTCTTACCCGACATATGGCCAAAAGTCCTGGATCATGGTTAAGCAAGCATTATCTTTTAAACTGTTGCGATTGCATGGTCGCTGTATCTCGGTTTACAAAAAAAGTTCTTGTTCAAGGGGATTTTGATCCTCTCTGTCCAATTAAAGAGAGGCATAAAAGAGAGCCAATCAGGGGAGATCATAAAAAAATAAGAGTTATTTATGGAGGCATTGATACTCAACGGTTTTATCCACGAAAGGTGCTATATCTTAGAGAAAAATTGGGGATAGAAGCCCGACATTTCCTTTTTGGCATGATCGGCAGTTATGATTTTCCCCTAGGCAAGGGACAGTTAGACTTTCTTGAAGCTGCTGACTGTTCTCGCAACGTTCTTCCTCATGGTCGGTTTCTCATCATCGGAAGGGGTAACATGCAACAACTTCTTGAAGAAAAGATAAAAAGGTTGTCACTTGAAGGTCGCGTATTTCTTGTTCCTCACACTTCTGAAATAGAAAATTGGATCAATGCTTTAGACTGCCTTGTACATCCAGCTATTGCCACCGAAGCTTTCGGTTTGGTTATTTTAGAAGCTTTCGCTTGTGGCAAACCCGTTATCACAACGACTATAGATGGTATTCCCGAAGCTTTTCAAGCCTGCCAAGTCGGCAAACTGATCCCTCCCTGGTCTACTCCAGATTTATGCCAAGCTTTAGCCGATATAGCAGCTACTGGGCCACTTCCTGAAGAAAAAAAATGGGAATGCCATAAAAAAATAGAATTGACATTCTCCTATAAAGTGATGGCCAAAAATATGTTAAATCTATATAATCAGCTGCTCATAGAAACGACTGAGCGTAGAAGAACTTAA
- a CDS encoding glycosyltransferase family 2 protein codes for MNPKITIGIPTYNPGKWLFQTLESAIGQDWENKEIIVVDAGSTDGTSSILNQYKDKIKLIRLNKPQDTADNRNLILFESTGEWIQYIDHDDYLLEGKIKTQQEEAKEKIDSADVLYSPTYVEIWKNGKPIQKKLLGSDPKEDPLTLWLSWDMPQTGSYLWRKESLLKIGGWDSFHPCEDYSLYMRAITNKLKFVYCPTPGAIYRVGHTSTRANHQFIEILRDHDNLLEKMIEYLKKEGILTEERKKAIIENRFKKLFAYKSIDLSLAEDYFKEHKNLLEKKLPFHYRLPLFFGLSFSDLNRIKYMSRQLLAFIKKEQL; via the coding sequence TTGAATCCAAAGATCACCATTGGTATTCCAACTTATAATCCAGGAAAATGGCTCTTTCAAACCCTAGAGAGTGCTATAGGTCAAGATTGGGAAAATAAAGAGATTATTGTTGTTGATGCGGGGTCAACAGATGGAACTTCTTCTATTTTGAACCAGTACAAAGATAAAATCAAGCTTATACGGCTTAACAAACCTCAAGACACGGCAGACAACCGGAATTTAATTCTTTTCGAATCGACTGGTGAATGGATTCAGTACATCGATCATGACGATTATTTGCTGGAAGGAAAAATAAAAACACAACAGGAGGAGGCCAAAGAAAAGATCGATTCTGCCGATGTTTTATACTCACCAACTTATGTTGAAATCTGGAAAAACGGAAAACCCATCCAGAAAAAACTGCTTGGTTCCGACCCCAAAGAAGACCCTTTAACATTGTGGCTTTCTTGGGATATGCCACAGACAGGATCCTACCTATGGCGCAAAGAATCTCTTCTGAAAATCGGCGGCTGGGATAGCTTTCATCCCTGTGAAGATTATAGCCTTTATATGCGAGCGATTACCAACAAATTGAAGTTTGTTTATTGCCCTACTCCTGGAGCCATTTACCGTGTAGGTCATACGTCTACCCGGGCTAATCACCAATTTATAGAAATCCTCAGAGATCATGATAATCTACTTGAAAAAATGATCGAATATTTAAAAAAAGAAGGAATACTCACCGAAGAAAGAAAAAAAGCCATCATAGAAAACCGATTCAAAAAGCTTTTTGCCTACAAATCTATAGATCTTTCATTAGCTGAGGATTACTTCAAAGAACATAAAAATCTATTGGAAAAAAAGCTGCCTTTCCATTACCGGCTTCCCCTTTTTTTTGGACTTTCATTTTCAGATTTAAACAGAATCAAATACATGAGCAGGCAGCTTTTGGCTTTTATAAAAAAAGAGCAGCTTTAA
- a CDS encoding polysaccharide deacetylase family protein: MAGLPQVSSRVENSFTHLSHYRKTYGDKTPILMYHHIGRSPKDSKFPSLWVPSLLFERQLGEFWSVEWPSISLGEFVAASCSVCKGVILSFDDGYQSVFTRGLPLLTKFRMRAILFVVVNYIGKYNEWDRALGEPPQKLMGKEEIRDWIAAGHEIGSHSLSHPHLPKLSFDEARREIEDSKKILEDIFSFPVRHFSYPYGEWTAQCAEIAEKAGYESACQIGEGVNFPGENPFCLKRLTARRPKRNLRTLLQMLLPYRHTA, from the coding sequence ATGGCAGGATTGCCTCAAGTCTCATCTCGGGTGGAGAATTCCTTTACCCACTTGTCTCATTATCGAAAGACTTACGGAGATAAAACTCCCATACTTATGTACCATCATATAGGAAGAAGTCCAAAAGATTCCAAGTTTCCTTCTCTGTGGGTTCCTAGCCTGCTTTTTGAAAGACAGCTTGGAGAGTTTTGGTCTGTGGAATGGCCTTCTATTTCCTTGGGAGAATTCGTTGCGGCCAGTTGTTCAGTTTGCAAAGGGGTAATTCTCAGTTTTGATGATGGCTATCAATCTGTGTTTACTCGCGGTCTACCTTTGCTTACAAAATTCAGAATGCGTGCCATTCTTTTTGTTGTGGTCAACTATATTGGAAAGTATAATGAATGGGATAGAGCTTTGGGAGAACCTCCTCAAAAGCTTATGGGTAAAGAAGAAATTAGAGACTGGATTGCTGCTGGACATGAAATTGGCAGCCATAGCCTTTCCCACCCCCATCTCCCTAAGCTTTCTTTTGATGAAGCTCGAAGAGAAATTGAGGATTCAAAAAAAATACTTGAAGATATTTTTTCTTTCCCTGTTCGACATTTTTCTTATCCGTATGGCGAATGGACTGCCCAATGCGCAGAAATAGCAGAAAAAGCGGGATATGAATCCGCATGCCAAATTGGAGAAGGGGTGAATTTTCCCGGAGAAAACCCCTTTTGTTTAAAAAGGTTAACGGCTAGAAGACCCAAAAGAAATTTAAGAACCCTTTTACAGATGCTCCTTCCTTATCGCCACACCGCTTAG
- the folK gene encoding 2-amino-4-hydroxy-6-hydroxymethyldihydropteridine diphosphokinase yields the protein MSLIFFMRVGIALGSNDGERKRHIEKALSFLKNLTKNNHFLCSSIWETTPVDCPEGSQKFLNCVTEIETDLSSRILLGCLQEYELSEGRLPLASRKKNGPRPIDLDILYYGHEIIEERDLTIPHPRMTQRLFVLGPLAEIRPELILPGYSKTVKDLFHELNKNNS from the coding sequence TTGAGTTTAATTTTTTTTATGCGTGTGGGAATAGCTTTGGGTTCAAACGATGGAGAAAGAAAAAGGCATATCGAAAAAGCCCTCAGCTTTTTAAAAAACTTGACGAAAAATAATCATTTTCTCTGTTCTTCGATCTGGGAGACAACACCTGTAGATTGTCCAGAAGGATCACAAAAGTTTCTAAATTGCGTAACAGAAATTGAGACAGATCTTTCTTCGAGGATCTTGCTTGGCTGTCTCCAAGAATATGAGCTTTCAGAGGGTCGATTACCACTAGCCAGCCGAAAAAAAAATGGACCGCGTCCGATTGATTTGGATATTTTATACTATGGTCATGAGATTATTGAGGAAAGAGACCTAACTATCCCTCATCCCCGAATGACTCAAAGGCTTTTTGTTCTGGGGCCTCTTGCAGAAATTAGGCCAGAGTTGATTCTTCCAGGTTATTCTAAGACTGTCAAGGATCTCTTCCATGAACTCAATAAAAATAACTCCTGA
- a CDS encoding glycosyltransferase family 2 protein — translation MNANVSIIIVSFNTQLLLEQALTSIENSRDPYEKRVIVFDNGSKDGTEKMIKKKFPWVLYLRSPTNLGFSKAVNQAAQYSQGDYLLLLNSDARLEKDSIQKAVEWMEDHPSCAVCGAQLLNEDGTFQNSIANFPNLLTELGNKSMLRRLFPKKFPGKEYKTERPLAVESVIGAFLLIRKKIWDELKGLDERYFFFFEETDFCLRATKKGYFIYFLPQVKVWHGQGKTAKKQQAEARIEYWKSRYKYFKIHHPFKYWILRIGLLLRLFISLFFESLLYLVTFGKYSNTRLKTNSKIALWHLKGMPDNMGLSKD, via the coding sequence ATGAATGCGAATGTATCGATAATTATTGTCAGTTTCAATACTCAATTGCTGCTTGAACAGGCTTTAACTTCCATTGAAAACAGCCGCGATCCTTATGAGAAACGGGTTATTGTCTTTGATAATGGATCAAAAGATGGAACAGAAAAAATGATAAAAAAAAAATTCCCTTGGGTTCTTTACCTCCGCTCTCCGACCAATCTGGGCTTTTCCAAAGCCGTAAATCAGGCTGCCCAGTATTCTCAAGGCGATTATCTTCTATTGCTCAACTCTGATGCCCGGCTAGAGAAAGATTCCATTCAAAAAGCCGTGGAATGGATGGAAGATCATCCATCATGTGCAGTCTGTGGAGCACAGCTTCTCAATGAAGATGGGACATTCCAAAATTCGATCGCTAACTTTCCAAACCTTCTAACGGAATTAGGCAACAAGTCAATGCTGCGAAGACTTTTTCCTAAAAAATTTCCAGGTAAAGAATACAAAACTGAGCGTCCCCTCGCTGTTGAATCGGTAATAGGGGCCTTTTTGCTTATTCGAAAAAAAATTTGGGATGAGCTGAAAGGACTTGATGAAAGATATTTCTTCTTTTTTGAAGAAACCGATTTTTGTTTGAGAGCAACAAAAAAAGGCTACTTCATCTATTTTTTACCCCAAGTCAAAGTATGGCACGGTCAAGGGAAAACAGCTAAAAAACAACAAGCCGAAGCTCGCATTGAATATTGGAAATCAAGATACAAATATTTCAAAATCCACCATCCTTTTAAATATTGGATTCTCAGGATAGGTCTTCTATTACGGCTTTTTATATCCCTTTTCTTTGAAAGTCTTCTTTACCTGGTCACTTTCGGCAAATATTCAAACACTAGGTTAAAAACTAATTCTAAAATTGCATTATGGCATCTTAAAGGTATGCCCGACAACATGGGACTATCAAAGGATTAA
- the panB gene encoding 3-methyl-2-oxobutanoate hydroxymethyltransferase — translation MNSIKITPDWVRNRKNTGEKIAALTVVDYPTAKILDEAQIPLLLVGDSLGMVTLGYEDTTKVSLNDMLHHVRAVARANVKALVVADIPFGWNREAEKALYCARKLYEAGAEAVKIEGGKEVGQIVKLLISQGIAVMGHIGLMPQFLGQPPKYRKYGIDEKEKKQIIDDALFLSRLGVFAIVLEALDEAVAAEVTRLIEVPTIGIGSGKYCDGQILVFHDLVGLFPWFRPKFVQPKLNMALLIKEAAIAYKKEVQSGL, via the coding sequence ATGAACTCAATAAAAATAACTCCTGATTGGGTAAGGAATAGAAAAAATACCGGTGAAAAAATCGCCGCTTTGACTGTCGTTGACTATCCTACGGCAAAAATTCTTGATGAAGCTCAGATACCCCTTCTTCTTGTTGGAGATTCGTTGGGTATGGTCACCTTAGGATACGAAGACACGACCAAAGTGAGTTTAAATGATATGCTCCATCATGTTCGGGCTGTGGCCCGAGCGAATGTAAAAGCCTTGGTGGTAGCAGATATTCCTTTTGGCTGGAACCGTGAAGCAGAGAAAGCCCTTTATTGTGCACGTAAACTTTATGAAGCGGGAGCTGAAGCCGTAAAGATTGAGGGGGGCAAAGAAGTGGGACAGATAGTAAAATTACTGATTTCTCAGGGAATTGCAGTCATGGGTCACATTGGGCTGATGCCTCAATTCCTTGGTCAACCCCCAAAATACAGGAAATATGGTATTGATGAAAAAGAAAAAAAGCAAATTATCGATGATGCCCTTTTCTTAAGTCGATTGGGGGTATTTGCAATAGTGCTTGAGGCTTTGGATGAAGCAGTTGCAGCGGAAGTTACCCGGCTTATCGAAGTGCCTACGATTGGTATTGGTTCAGGGAAATATTGTGACGGTCAAATTCTAGTTTTTCATGATCTCGTTGGACTTTTCCCATGGTTTCGGCCGAAATTTGTTCAACCCAAATTGAACATGGCTTTACTGATTAAAGAAGCGGCAATAGCTTATAAAAAAGAAGTCCAAAGCGGGCTCTAA
- a CDS encoding thioredoxin family protein yields the protein MIHNISFFNRRLSFIFYFCFAFFFVFFPLRCLVAAENLRWLTNYTQALAEAKKENKMVLMNFTGSDWCPWCQKLDKEVFSTSEFKNYAQKNLVLLEVDFPQHKTQPAELKKQNEDLANQYNVDSFPTLVLLSPQGEEISSFGYMPGGPQPFIDKIEKLRQKTLSKN from the coding sequence ATGATCCACAATATTTCTTTTTTTAACAGACGCCTTTCTTTTATTTTTTATTTTTGCTTTGCTTTCTTTTTTGTTTTTTTTCCTCTGCGTTGTCTTGTTGCTGCTGAAAATCTCCGTTGGCTAACCAACTATACGCAAGCACTCGCTGAAGCAAAAAAAGAAAACAAGATGGTATTGATGAATTTTACAGGATCCGACTGGTGTCCCTGGTGTCAAAAACTAGATAAAGAAGTATTCTCAACGTCCGAGTTTAAAAATTATGCTCAAAAAAATCTAGTTTTACTCGAAGTTGATTTTCCTCAACATAAAACACAGCCCGCTGAATTAAAGAAACAAAATGAAGATTTAGCCAACCAATATAATGTTGATTCTTTTCCCACCTTGGTTCTTCTTTCCCCACAGGGTGAAGAAATTTCCAGCTTTGGCTACATGCCCGGAGGACCTCAACCGTTTATCGATAAAATTGAAAAGTTACGTCAAAAGACCCTTTCAAAAAATTAG
- a CDS encoding glycosyltransferase family 2 protein — translation MNHLPLVTIAIITYNGEKTIEKAILSALNQSWPNKEILVINDGSTDQTAKIIEKYRGVVSHVFFKENQGRAKARNEALNRAKGSWIQWLDHDDYLDQNKINNHFSLTAELDTIDVFYSPIIAVSPEGKEKYVPSAKAMSRPILSLWFSSELPQTGGYLWKKTSVAKIGGWSDYASLYDDYELVGRAIQSNLKFSLTPIAGAYWNYRNKPMAHQQAMEFIEQKKRCMDRMVQWLNQNGQLVPELKKEIGKAYFLVARWLAKEGKIEEAVALERKQKPLGLFCVDGPLRYSVLYSLFGFSVTEKIQSIFRQK, via the coding sequence ATGAATCATCTGCCCCTTGTTACTATTGCCATCATAACCTATAACGGGGAGAAAACGATTGAAAAGGCCATTCTGAGTGCTCTCAATCAATCATGGCCAAACAAAGAGATTCTTGTCATTAACGATGGTTCTACCGATCAGACAGCTAAAATTATTGAAAAGTATAGAGGAGTTGTTTCTCATGTCTTTTTCAAAGAAAACCAAGGGAGAGCAAAAGCTAGAAACGAGGCATTGAATAGAGCCAAGGGTTCTTGGATACAATGGCTTGATCACGACGACTATTTGGATCAGAATAAAATCAACAACCATTTTTCTTTGACAGCCGAACTTGACACGATTGATGTATTTTATTCTCCAATCATCGCTGTTTCGCCTGAAGGAAAAGAAAAATACGTGCCATCCGCCAAGGCTATGAGTAGACCCATCCTTTCCCTGTGGTTTTCATCCGAACTGCCTCAAACAGGCGGTTATCTTTGGAAAAAAACATCGGTTGCAAAAATTGGGGGATGGTCGGATTATGCCTCTCTCTATGACGATTATGAACTTGTGGGAAGAGCAATCCAGTCGAATTTAAAATTTTCTTTGACTCCCATAGCTGGAGCATATTGGAATTACAGGAACAAGCCTATGGCTCATCAGCAAGCGATGGAGTTTATTGAACAAAAAAAAAGATGCATGGACAGGATGGTGCAGTGGCTGAATCAAAACGGCCAGTTGGTTCCAGAACTTAAAAAAGAAATTGGGAAAGCCTATTTTCTTGTCGCCCGGTGGCTTGCAAAAGAAGGAAAAATTGAGGAAGCAGTCGCCCTAGAAAGAAAACAAAAGCCATTAGGTCTTTTTTGTGTAGATGGCCCTTTGAGATACAGTGTACTCTATTCTCTTTTTGGATTTTCTGTTACTGAAAAAATCCAAAGCATTTTTAGACAGAAATAA
- a CDS encoding glycosyltransferase family 2 protein has translation MIAKNQAHNLPRSLGSVARWVSEIVVVINDCTDETEAVAKSFGARVEKRPWSCRRDQKNIALELASYNWVLGLDADEVVSENLRRDIFNFFLKDHLHYVGATFPRKTWLMDRWITHGDFYPDYNLRLFRKDRGRWGGSREHDRVVVEGKVKKLKGELLHYSFPTIDYTITKLPEYATSFAQEALTRGKRWSWVDILFRPPWRFFRSYILKGGFLDGFPGFYVASMAAFSNFFRYSKLFELTQKGKEIKNIHNNLEKTR, from the coding sequence ATGATAGCCAAGAATCAGGCTCATAATTTGCCAAGAAGTTTGGGAAGTGTAGCCCGGTGGGTAAGTGAAATCGTTGTGGTCATCAATGATTGTACGGATGAAACTGAAGCTGTAGCCAAAAGTTTTGGAGCACGGGTTGAAAAAAGGCCCTGGAGTTGTCGCAGGGATCAAAAAAACATCGCTCTTGAGCTGGCTTCCTACAATTGGGTTTTGGGATTGGATGCCGACGAAGTAGTTTCTGAGAACTTGAGACGGGACATTTTTAACTTTTTTTTAAAAGATCATCTTCATTATGTAGGAGCCACTTTCCCAAGGAAAACATGGTTGATGGACCGGTGGATTACCCATGGGGATTTTTATCCTGATTATAATTTAAGACTTTTTCGAAAAGATCGAGGCCGTTGGGGAGGAAGCCGGGAACATGACCGAGTTGTGGTAGAGGGAAAAGTTAAAAAGTTAAAAGGAGAATTGCTCCATTATTCTTTTCCGACTATCGATTATACAATCACTAAGCTTCCTGAATATGCTACATCTTTTGCCCAAGAAGCATTAACCAGAGGAAAAAGATGGAGCTGGGTTGACATCCTGTTTAGACCACCTTGGAGGTTTTTTAGGAGCTATATTTTGAAGGGAGGTTTTCTTGATGGGTTCCCTGGATTTTATGTTGCTTCGATGGCCGCCTTTTCTAATTTTTTTAGGTATAGCAAACTTTTTGAATTAACCCAAAAAGGTAAAGAGATTAAAAATATTCATAATAATCTTGAAAAGACAAGATAA